A single Thermaerobacter sp. FW80 DNA region contains:
- the hemQ gene encoding hydrogen peroxide-dependent heme synthase, translating to MHSVGDITPPVGGGAAAAGSRPASAGAEAVSRTAGPAADGRHDEVATEGAGETQNRPPFTLEGWFVLHDFRRLDWRRWKSLEIARRAAIAREAAAFLRRVTAAADTGEGASALYRVVGHKADLLWLHFRPTLEALGDLETALSRTALGDYLQPAYSYVSVTELSFYRAGPGGPERDVRHEPFVRGRLYPAIPPARHACFYPMNKKRSGADNWYLLPFEERGRLMHSHGLIGRKYAGRVTQIISGSVGLDDWEWGVTLFADDPVDFKRVVYEMRFDEASARYGEFGPFYVGVRTDPDDLVRFLCPEAAGEVAAEAEGR from the coding sequence ACCGCCGGGCCCGCGGCCGATGGACGCCACGACGAGGTCGCGACCGAGGGGGCGGGCGAGACCCAGAACCGGCCGCCCTTCACCCTGGAGGGCTGGTTCGTCCTCCACGACTTCCGCCGCCTGGACTGGCGGCGCTGGAAGTCGCTGGAGATCGCCCGCCGGGCGGCCATTGCGCGGGAGGCGGCGGCGTTCTTGCGCCGCGTGACGGCGGCGGCCGACACCGGCGAGGGGGCCAGCGCGCTGTACCGGGTGGTGGGCCACAAGGCCGACCTCCTCTGGCTCCACTTCCGGCCCACCCTGGAGGCCCTCGGCGACCTGGAGACCGCGCTGTCCCGCACGGCGCTGGGCGACTACCTGCAGCCCGCCTACTCCTACGTGTCGGTGACCGAGCTGAGCTTCTACCGTGCCGGTCCCGGGGGTCCCGAGCGGGACGTCCGCCACGAGCCCTTCGTCCGGGGGCGCCTCTATCCGGCGATCCCGCCGGCTCGCCACGCCTGCTTCTACCCGATGAACAAGAAGCGCTCTGGGGCGGACAACTGGTACTTGCTCCCCTTCGAGGAGCGCGGCCGCCTGATGCACAGCCACGGGCTCATCGGCCGCAAGTACGCGGGGCGGGTCACCCAGATCATCAGCGGCTCGGTGGGCCTGGACGACTGGGAGTGGGGCGTCACCCTGTTCGCCGACGACCCCGTGGACTTCAAGCGCGTGGTCTACGAGATGCGCTTCGACGAGGCCAGCGCCCGCTACGGCGAGTTCGGCCCCTTCTACGTCGGCGTCCGCACCGATCCGGACGACCTGGTTCGCTTCCTGTGTCCCGAGGCGGCCGGCGAGGTGGCCGCCGAAGCGGAAGGCCGCTGA